The stretch of DNA ATGTTTTGACAGAGTTTTAGCATCTAGATTAGGAGTAAAAGCAGTTGAGTCTATTTTAGAAGGAAAAACAAACTATATGGTTGGCTTGTTAAATGATAAAGTATGTTTAACACCACTTGAACAAGCGATAAAAGGCAGTTCAGAAATTGATAAAGAATTATTACGAGTATCAGATATAATGACAATTTAATTTATAAATAAACAAACTAAAAGAGAGAAATATGTCAAAAGTAAAATTAGGTATAAACGGTTTTGGTAGAATTGGCCGTATTGTTTTTAGAGAATCAATGAATAGAGATAATGTAGAAGTTGTAGCTATTAACGATTTATTAGATGTAGAACATTTAGCATATTTATTAAAATACGATTCAGTACACGGAAGATTCAACGGAAAAGTTGAAGTTAAAGAAGGTAAATTATATGTAAATGATAAATTTATCCGTGTAACTGCAGAAAGAGATCCAGCACAAATTAAATGGGATGATGCAACTGTAGATGTTGATATCGTTGCTGAATGTACAGGTTTCTTTACAACTAAAGAAACAGCAAAAGCTCACATTGCTGGTGGTGCAAAAAAAGTAATTATTTCGGCTCCATCTGCTGATGCTCCAATGTTTGTAATGGGAGTTAACCATGATAAAGTAACTGCAGAAGATGTAATTGTTTCTAATGCTTCTTGTACAACAAACTGTTTAGCTCCTTTAGCAAAAGTAGTTCACGATAACTTCGGAATTATTGAAGGTTTAATGACAACAGTTCACGCTAGTACATCAACTCAAATGGTTGCCGATGGTCCTTCAAGAAAAGACTGGAGAGGTGGTCGTGCAGCTTCTGTAAACATTATTCCATCTTCTACAGGTGCAGCAAAAGCTGTAGGACAAGTTATTCCAGAATTAAATGGAAAATTAACAGGTATGTCAATGCGTGTACCAACTGTTGACGTTTCTGTAGTAGATTTAACAGTAAGATTAGAAAAAGAAACTACTTATGATGAAATCATGGCAGTTTTAAAACAAGCTTCTGAAACTTCAATGAATGGTGTTTTAGGATATACTGAAGATTTAGTTGTTTCTCAAGATTTCGTTGGAGATTCAAGAACTTCTATCGTAGATGCTAAAGCTGGAATTGGTTTAAGTTCAACTTTCTTCAAATTAGTTTCTTGGTATGATAACGAATATGGTTATTCAAGTAAATTAATTGATTTAGCAGTTCACATTGCTTCAGTTAATTAATTAGACAAGTATCCTCAAATAATTTTATTAGTTATTTGAGGATTTTTTATAACTAACCCTAAGTAAAATGAAATTACTTGTAGATAGCGGATCAACTAAAGCAGATTGGATTGCCATAAACGATGAAGGTAAAGTTTTATTTACTACTCAGTCACTAGGTTTAAATCCTGAGGTTTTAACTAAAGATGAAGTAATAAAAAGATTAAACGATAAGTTTGATATTTCTCATAATAAAAATAAAGCAAACAATTTATTCTTTTATGGTGCTGGTTGTGGCACTGATAGAATGAAAGATTTTTTAACAAATATCTTTAAAGAATACTTTGTAAATGCTACGGTTTCAGTAAATGAAGACACTTATGCAGCAGTTTACGCAACAACTCCAAAAAATACAGAAGCAATTGTTTGTATTCTAGGAACTGGTTCAAATTGTAGCTTTTTTGACGGAAAAGTTTTGCATCAAAAAGTACAATCATTAGGTTATATTGCTATGGATGATGCCAGTGGTAATCGTTTTGGACGTCATTTATTAAGAGGTTATTTTTTTAATAAAATGCCCGAAGATTTAGCAAAAGAATTTGAAACTGAATTTAATGTTGATGCTGATTTTGTTAAAAATAAATTATATAAAGAACCAAATCCAAATGCCTACTTAGCAACTTTTGCAAAGTTTTTAATTAGACATAAAGATTCAGAATTTTGTCAAGCAATTATCAAAAAGGAAATGGAATCTTTTGTTGAAAATTATATAAAACAGTTTGATAATTACAAAGATGTTCCGGTTCATTTCATCGGCTCTATAGCATTTTATTTGAAAGATGAACTAGAAATTATCTTAAGCAATCATGGAATAAAGATTGGTAATGTTTTAAGGAGACCAATTGACGGATTAATTGAATATCACGTTTTAAACAAATAAGTAAATTAAATCCCGATTTTTTAATCGGGATTTTTTATATTTAGACATAACTAATTTTTATGGAAAAATTTGAATTAGCAATTATTGCACACGACGGAAAAAAAGCCGAAATGGTTCAGTTTATTAATAAAAATAAACATTTGTTAATTAAAGAAAATATCAAAATTATAGCAACAGGAACGACTGGAGGTAAAGTAGAAAAAATAGGAATTAAAGTTAAAAAATTACTTTCTGGTCCACTTGGTGGCGATGCACAAATTGCAGCTAGAGTAGCAGAAGGCAAAACAAAAATGGTTCTATTTTTCAAAGATCCAGGTTCTAGCCATCCGCACGAACCCGATATTAATATGTTGATTAGAATTTGTGACGTGCACAACGTACCGCTTGCTACTAATGAAGCAACGGCACAATTATTATTAAATGCATTATTTTAATTTGTAACTTTAAAATAAAAATGATAACTCAGGATATTTTTGATTTTTTAAAGAATTTAAAAGAAAACAATAATAAAGATTGGTTTACAATTAATAAACCTACTTTTGAAAATGTACAAAAAAAGGCAAAGGAGTTTTTTAATGAAATTGGTTTTGAACTAGGAAAAGTAGATAGCATCGAAAAAGTAAATGTTTTTAGAATTTACCGCGATGTTCGTTTTTCTAAAGATAAAACTCCTTATAAATCTCATTTTAGCGCCGATTATAGAAGAACAAAACCTATGTTGCGTGGAGGTTATTATTTACACATAGAAAATAATAACAGTTTTATTGGTGGTGGATTTTGGGATCCAAATAAAGAGGATTTATTGAGAATTAGAAAAGAGTTAGAAATTGATGCTTCTGAATTTAGAGAGATTATCAATTCTCAAGTGTTTAAAAATTTCTTTGGAGAATTAAAAGGAGAGGAGTTAGTAACAGCTCCAAAAGGATTTGATAAAACCCATCCGGATATTGATTTGATTAAGAAAAAACAGTATTTAGTAATGAGAAGTTTTACAAATAAAGAAGTTTTATCTAAAGATTTTCCAAAAGAGATTTTAGCTACTTTTGCAGCGATGCGACCATTCTTTGATTATATGAGTGCTGTCTTAACAACAGATCTTAACGGAGAAAGTTTGTATTAAAAAATTTCTTCAAAAAGTTGTATTTGACTTTTTAAGCGTTCTATTAATAAATTCATCATTCTTTTATTTAAGTTTGATGAATTTAGAATATATTCTTTGTATTCTGAAATAGTAAACATTCCAATAATAATTCCTTTCAAAGAATTTCTGAACTTTATATCGCGCTGAATTGAATTTTCGATATACTGCATTTTCTTTTCTGGCGATAAACTAAAAAAAACTCCTTTTTGTTTAGTTGCATAATTTTTAAAAACCTCAATAAACAAATCGTTTTGAAATTTTAAAATAGGACGCAAAGTTTGATTTTGGAATTTTTCTTCAAGCGTAGAAGTTTCAAAAACATCTCCAATAGATTCACCACGAATTTCTAAAATTGCTTCATCTTTAGTTTTCATAGCAGTAGCATTTTGATTTACTTAAAGTTAGAAAAAAAATAACCCCTGATTGCTCAGAGGTTATAAAAGTTATTAAGAATTAATTGTTAATATATTAATTCAATTTGAAAGTTACTCTTCTAACTAATTTTCTAGCAGCTTCAGATTTTACATCAACTGAGTTATCTTCACCTTGTGGTTTAATAACCATTCTGTTAGCGTCAATACCAGCTTTAACAATTATAGCTTTAACTGCTTCAGCACGAGCACCAGATAAATTTTTGTTATAATCTGAATCACCAATTTCATCAGCATAACCTACAACATCAACTGATTTTCCATTGTTTGATTTTAAGTAATTAACAATAAAGTTAATAGCTCCGTAAGATGAATTTGTAGGTTGTGTTGAATTGAAATCGAAATAAACATTTACATAACCACCATTGATAATTTCTTCTAAAGAAGTACCTTCAGCAACAT from Flavobacterium haoranii encodes:
- a CDS encoding BadF/BadG/BcrA/BcrD ATPase family protein, with protein sequence MKLLVDSGSTKADWIAINDEGKVLFTTQSLGLNPEVLTKDEVIKRLNDKFDISHNKNKANNLFFYGAGCGTDRMKDFLTNIFKEYFVNATVSVNEDTYAAVYATTPKNTEAIVCILGTGSNCSFFDGKVLHQKVQSLGYIAMDDASGNRFGRHLLRGYFFNKMPEDLAKEFETEFNVDADFVKNKLYKEPNPNAYLATFAKFLIRHKDSEFCQAIIKKEMESFVENYIKQFDNYKDVPVHFIGSIAFYLKDELEIILSNHGIKIGNVLRRPIDGLIEYHVLNK
- a CDS encoding methylglyoxal synthase, which encodes MEKFELAIIAHDGKKAEMVQFINKNKHLLIKENIKIIATGTTGGKVEKIGIKVKKLLSGPLGGDAQIAARVAEGKTKMVLFFKDPGSSHPHEPDINMLIRICDVHNVPLATNEATAQLLLNALF
- the gap gene encoding type I glyceraldehyde-3-phosphate dehydrogenase; the protein is MSKVKLGINGFGRIGRIVFRESMNRDNVEVVAINDLLDVEHLAYLLKYDSVHGRFNGKVEVKEGKLYVNDKFIRVTAERDPAQIKWDDATVDVDIVAECTGFFTTKETAKAHIAGGAKKVIISAPSADAPMFVMGVNHDKVTAEDVIVSNASCTTNCLAPLAKVVHDNFGIIEGLMTTVHASTSTQMVADGPSRKDWRGGRAASVNIIPSSTGAAKAVGQVIPELNGKLTGMSMRVPTVDVSVVDLTVRLEKETTYDEIMAVLKQASETSMNGVLGYTEDLVVSQDFVGDSRTSIVDAKAGIGLSSTFFKLVSWYDNEYGYSSKLIDLAVHIASVN
- a CDS encoding glyoxalase — translated: MKTKDEAILEIRGESIGDVFETSTLEEKFQNQTLRPILKFQNDLFIEVFKNYATKQKGVFFSLSPEKKMQYIENSIQRDIKFRNSLKGIIIGMFTISEYKEYILNSSNLNKRMMNLLIERLKSQIQLFEEIF
- a CDS encoding DUF2461 domain-containing protein; the encoded protein is MKMITQDIFDFLKNLKENNNKDWFTINKPTFENVQKKAKEFFNEIGFELGKVDSIEKVNVFRIYRDVRFSKDKTPYKSHFSADYRRTKPMLRGGYYLHIENNNSFIGGGFWDPNKEDLLRIRKELEIDASEFREIINSQVFKNFFGELKGEELVTAPKGFDKTHPDIDLIKKKQYLVMRSFTNKEVLSKDFPKEILATFAAMRPFFDYMSAVLTTDLNGESLY